Proteins encoded within one genomic window of Ignavibacteria bacterium:
- a CDS encoding RNA-binding protein yields MSKKLFVGSLPFAVSNEELQKLFEAYGEVTSAVVIKDKQTRRSKGYGFVEMASDEAATAAMEALNKSELKGRNIVVNEAKSTNDGKSMKK; encoded by the coding sequence ATGTCAAAAAAATTGTTTGTTGGAAGTCTTCCATTTGCAGTTTCTAATGAAGAACTCCAAAAATTGTTCGAAGCATACGGCGAAGTCACATCAGCCGTAGTGATCAAAGATAAACAAACCCGCCGTTCAAAAGGATACGGATTTGTTGAAATGGCGTCCGATGAAGCCGCAACCGCAGCCATGGAAGCCTTAAATAAATCAGAGCTCAAAGGGCGTAATATCGTTGTGAATGAAGCAAAATCTACCAACGATGGTAAGTCTATGAAAAAATAG
- the clpB gene encoding ATP-dependent chaperone ClpB, giving the protein MTFNLNKLTIKSQEAVAAAQEIAQNYTNQQIEPIHLLAALIQSLDGVVLPLIHKLGANVNNLKIKINEEIERLPKVAGSGVGNQFISQDLAKLFDTALKEANSLKDEFVSTEHILIALSLDSGTTGKLLRTQGITKENILKILKDIRGTQSVRSQNPEDTYQALQKYGRNLNELAMKNKLDPVIGREDEIRRVLQVLSRRTKNNPVLIGEPGVGKTAIAEGLAHRIILGDVPENLKTKQIVALDMGSLVAGTQFRGQFEDRMKAVLKEVQESNGEVILFIDELHTLVGAGAAQGSVDAANILKPALARGDLHCIGATTLDEYRKYIEKDAALERRFQPVLVDEPNIEDTISILRGLKERYEVHHGVQITDATIVAAAQLSHRYISDRFLPDKAIDLVDEAASKLRIEIDSMPEELDDIERRIKQLEIEKVALQRELGDSNQATENPTEMRLIELEKELENERESLSSLRVHWQNEKDLIKSIRQMKKEIETLKQDAERFEREGELGKVAEIRYGKLNTLKNDLAKKIAELESVQKNKKMLKEQVDAEDVAEIVAKWTGIPVSRMLESERSKLLNLEERLHQRVIGQDDAVSAVSNAIRRSRAGLQDQNRPIGSFIFIGTTGVGKTELARALAEFLFNDDHAMVRIDMSEYMEKFSVSRLIGAPPGYVGFEEGGQLTEAVRRKPYSVVLLDEIEKAHPEVSNVLLQVLDEGRLTDNKGRTVNFRNTIIIMTSNIGSHLIQERLSELNDENRDYILGDLRIELQNLLRQSIRPEFLNRIDEIILFKPLTHSEINQIVDLQILQVIKMLEEKEITIELSNEAKDWLTKVGYDVVYGARPLKRAIQKYLINPLSEEILRGSIKNGDKVEVELGEQGRLKFISK; this is encoded by the coding sequence ATGACTTTTAATCTCAACAAATTGACAATAAAATCTCAAGAAGCTGTAGCTGCGGCACAAGAGATAGCCCAAAATTATACAAATCAACAAATCGAACCAATACATTTGCTTGCTGCTTTAATTCAATCATTAGACGGAGTTGTATTGCCGTTGATTCATAAATTAGGTGCAAATGTTAATAATCTTAAAATAAAAATTAACGAAGAAATTGAACGGCTTCCAAAAGTTGCCGGTTCGGGTGTCGGGAATCAATTTATCTCTCAAGATTTGGCTAAGTTATTTGATACTGCGCTTAAAGAGGCAAATTCTCTTAAAGATGAATTCGTAAGTACAGAACACATTTTAATTGCTCTTTCCTTAGACTCTGGCACAACCGGAAAATTATTGAGGACTCAAGGTATTACAAAAGAAAATATACTCAAGATTTTAAAAGATATCCGCGGAACACAATCTGTTCGTTCACAAAATCCCGAAGACACTTACCAAGCTTTGCAAAAATATGGTAGAAACCTGAATGAACTTGCAATGAAAAATAAACTTGACCCAGTAATCGGAAGAGAAGATGAAATCCGAAGAGTGCTTCAAGTCCTTTCGAGACGAACGAAAAACAATCCAGTGTTAATCGGCGAGCCTGGAGTAGGCAAAACAGCAATCGCAGAAGGATTGGCTCATCGAATAATACTTGGTGATGTCCCCGAAAATTTAAAAACAAAACAAATCGTTGCTCTCGATATGGGCTCGCTTGTAGCCGGAACACAATTCCGCGGACAGTTTGAAGACAGAATGAAAGCGGTCTTAAAAGAGGTTCAAGAATCAAATGGCGAAGTAATTTTATTTATCGATGAACTTCATACATTAGTCGGCGCCGGCGCCGCACAAGGATCAGTAGATGCAGCGAACATTTTAAAACCAGCACTTGCACGAGGAGACCTGCATTGCATCGGGGCAACGACTTTGGACGAATATCGAAAATATATTGAAAAAGATGCGGCACTTGAAAGAAGGTTTCAACCTGTTTTGGTCGATGAACCAAATATTGAAGATACAATTTCAATCCTTCGTGGATTGAAGGAACGCTATGAAGTGCATCATGGCGTACAAATAACTGATGCGACGATTGTTGCAGCGGCTCAGCTTTCGCATCGTTATATATCTGATAGATTTCTGCCGGACAAAGCAATTGACCTCGTCGATGAAGCGGCTTCAAAGCTTCGAATCGAGATCGATTCAATGCCCGAAGAACTCGATGATATTGAGCGAAGAATCAAACAACTGGAAATTGAAAAGGTCGCATTACAGCGCGAACTTGGCGATTCAAATCAAGCCACCGAAAACCCAACTGAGATGCGATTGATAGAACTTGAAAAGGAATTAGAGAATGAAAGAGAATCCCTCTCTTCGCTTCGTGTACATTGGCAGAACGAAAAAGATTTAATAAAATCAATTCGTCAGATGAAGAAAGAAATCGAAACTTTGAAACAAGATGCGGAAAGATTCGAACGCGAAGGTGAACTTGGAAAAGTGGCGGAGATACGTTACGGAAAATTGAATACACTTAAAAATGATCTCGCAAAAAAAATTGCCGAGCTTGAATCAGTTCAAAAGAATAAAAAGATGCTGAAAGAGCAAGTCGATGCCGAAGATGTTGCCGAAATAGTAGCAAAATGGACAGGCATTCCTGTCAGTAGAATGCTTGAAAGTGAAAGATCAAAACTCCTGAATCTTGAAGAACGCCTTCATCAAAGAGTGATCGGACAAGACGATGCAGTTTCTGCTGTATCGAATGCTATTAGACGTTCGCGTGCGGGCTTGCAGGATCAAAACCGTCCGATTGGATCATTTATTTTCATCGGAACAACCGGCGTTGGAAAAACAGAACTTGCGCGTGCATTAGCGGAATTTTTGTTCAACGATGATCATGCAATGGTTCGAATTGATATGTCCGAATATATGGAAAAGTTTTCCGTAAGCCGATTGATTGGAGCCCCTCCCGGTTACGTCGGATTTGAAGAAGGAGGACAATTAACCGAAGCTGTAAGACGAAAACCGTATTCTGTCGTTTTACTTGATGAGATTGAAAAAGCTCATCCTGAAGTTTCCAATGTGCTGCTTCAAGTTTTGGACGAAGGTAGATTAACCGATAATAAGGGCAGAACCGTTAACTTTAGAAATACAATAATTATCATGACCTCTAATATCGGTTCGCACTTAATCCAGGAAAGATTGAGTGAACTTAATGACGAGAACCGCGATTACATTCTTGGCGACCTTCGCATTGAATTGCAAAATCTGTTGCGTCAGTCAATTCGTCCCGAATTTCTAAATCGAATCGATGAAATAATTCTTTTCAAACCTCTTACACATAGTGAAATAAATCAAATTGTTGATCTGCAAATTCTTCAAGTGATCAAGATGCTAGAGGAGAAAGAAATTACAATCGAGTTAAGCAATGAAGCAAAAGATTGGCTTACAAAAGTCGGTTACGATGTCGTTTACGGAGCTAGGCCATTGAAGCGAGCGATACAAAAGTATTTAATTAATCCTCTTTCTGAAGAGATCCTTCGCGGAAGTATTAAGAACGGAGATAAAGTTGAAGTCGAATTAGGTGAGCAGGGTCGATTGAAGTTTATTTCAAAATAA